The Apibacter raozihei DNA segment CCAACATTGTACTATGGAGAAATAAATATAAAGATATATTTTATAAAAAAGAAGGAGAGAAATTAACCTTTACTCCTATATTTATACAAGCCATTGTCAAGGCTATTAAAGATTTCCCAATGATCAACATTTCCGTAGAAGGAAACACAATCATTAAAAAGAAAAATATTAATATAGGAATGGCTACTGCCTTAAGCGACGGTAATTTAATCGTACCCGTTATTAAAAATGCTAATCAATTGAGCTTGTCAGGCTTAGCTAAAACAATAAATGATTTAGCTAACAGAGCCCGAAAAAACAGCCTTAAACCTGAAGATGTAAAAGGAGGTACTTATACTCTTTCAAATATTGGCAGTTTTGGAAATATTGCAGGTACACCCATTATTAATCAGCCGGAAGTTGCTATTATGGTTGTGGGCAGCATTGTTAAAAAACCTGCTGTTATAGAAACTCCTCAGGGAGATTTAATTGGTATCAGACATAAAATGATTTTGTCTCATACCTATGACCATCGTGTAATTGATGGGGCACTTGGAGGAATGTTTGTGAAAAGAGTTTCTGATTATCTTGAAAATTTTGATATAAATACGGAAGTTTAAATATTTTAAAACTATTGTTCTTATAAAATATAATAATCATGAATAAATTTTCATTAGTATTTTTTACATTACTTTTTATATCCAGTTGTTCAGATAATAAAAAAACAATTAATCCTTTAATCTCAAATCAAGATTCTGTTACTTCAGCTCAATCTATTTATGGGACATATTCAGGAGAAATTTCTTGTGACGACTGTGAAAGTGTTGTTTTAACTATTATGGATAATCATCATTATTCTTTGACTATACATCTGATTGGGGAAGAAAAATCTTCCCAAAGTACTATTAAAGAGGAAGGAATATATACATGGAATGCTGATAAAACCATATTATCTTTAGACAAATTTAATTTTAAGTTTAAAGTTGATCATGGTAAGCTTTATTATCTCGATCACAATATAACAATCAATGAAGATGAAGTTCTTATAAAAAAATAATAACTAAAAAAAACAAATATCCGGACAGATATTTGTTTTTTTTAGTTTGATTATTTACCAATAGTTATTGGTATTTTTCCTTGAGCTTTTAAACTTCCATCCAGAATATTGATAATTGATGTTTGAGTATAGTTGTTATTCTGATAAGTCAAAAAAATATTTTTTATGTGATCCAGGTTAATTCCGTTTAAACTGTAAGGACTAATGAAATTACATAATGTAGTTGAATATTTTTTAGATAAGCTGTTTATGGCATTTTTTGATACATTTGATAATTTGTGTGAATAATAAACTGTGGTTTCGGTATCTTTAAAAATACCTATGATCAATTCAAATTCTTTAGAATCATATTTTCCACTCGATAGCTGCTCTAAAGTTACCTGCTGAAGTATAGGGTATTTTTCTTTTAAATTTCTATAAAATAAATGGTAATCTCCATCTTCGAGTGGTAAAAACAGGTATTTTTTCTTTTTATTTAAAGGATAATGATTCTTATCGGTTTTTAATTCTGTTAATGCAGCTGTAAAAACCTTCTCTTTTAAAACCTCAGATTCTTTATCGTTTAAATCTTTTATAAGGTTGGTTTCAGAAATTGGTTGATAATTACACAATCCTGCATGGTATTTAGCAAATAATATTTTTTTAACACTTTCCTCCAGTCGGCTCATAGGTATTTCTCCTTTTACAAGTGCATCTTTAATTTTTTCTTTCCCTGTTTTAACTCCTTGGGAAAATAGTAATATATCATTTCCTGCTTTAAATGCAAGATAATCCATTTCTCCAAAAGGAAAATTTTTAGCTACTCCCTGCATATTCAGTGCATCTGTAATGATCATACCTTTGTAACCGAGACGCTCCTTTAATAATTTAGTAATAATTTCATAGGATAAAGAAGCTGGTATTTTTTTATTTTTCTCATAAGCAGGTACATTTAAATGGGCTACCATAATACCCTCTATATTTTTCTTAATAAGTTCTCTAAAAGGATATAACTCCAATGAATCGAATCTTGCACGTGAATGATTTAATACGGGCATTCCTAAATGACTGTCTACATCAGTATCGCCATGACCTGGGAAATGCTTGGCAGATGAAAGAATTTTTTGACTCTGTAAACCTTCTATGTAGGCATTAGCTTTTCTTACAACGTTATATTTATCAGAACCGAACGAGCGGTTTCCTATGATAGGATTGTTGGGATTGATATTGATATCTACTACAGGAGCAAAATCCCAATTTATACCTGCACGTTTACAATGCTTGGCAATCTTAGTAGCTACTTGATATACTAATGTATCATTGGTAAGAGCTCCTAATGTCATAGCCCAGGGGAATTTTATTGTTTCAGAAAAACGCTGAGCCAGCCCCCACTCTCCATCTACACCTATCAGTAAGGGTACTTTTACATTATTTTGCAATTTATTTACCCAGCGAACCTGTTTAAGAATATCATCCTGCATTAATATCAATCCTCCGATATGCTCTTTCTCAACCAAATGTGTAACTTCTTCTATATGTTTTGAATCTTTGTTTACATAGGCTGCAACTATAAATAGCTGAGCTATCTTATCATCCAAAGTAAGTGAATTATAAGTTGAGTCTACCCATGCAGAAGCTTTTTTTTGTTCATTTATAGTGATAACTTTATCTGCATGCTTTTGAGAATAAGAGCTCCCTGATAATAAAAATATGCAAAATAAACTGATTACGTTTTTCATTGATAGATATTTTAAATATAAATTATATTTCTAAATCATAGTTGGATATAGAGAGACTGGTTAATATATTCTTTGTGTTAAAATAAAACGATACATAAATATTACCATCATTCATTTTATAAGCAGCTGAATTTTTGTATTTAACAAGCTTATTGGCATATATTTTTTGAATACCGAATAATGTACTTTTATGTAAAATTATACCATTGCCTAACTCTAAAGAATTTAATCCTCCAAAATTAAAACTAACCAGAGATATTAAGTCAGAGCTACCCGGCTTCCCTCCTGTTTCAGATATTACACTAATTTGAAAGCCATTGGTAAAATCCCATGTATATATATTGCCTGCACCTTCTATAGGTTCAAAACTTGTATAACCTGCAATAGAATTTATTGAGCCTACAGTCTGCGGTAATTTAAAACCTGTTTTAGTGAAAAATAAATCTTTTACTTTGGCTGATGATTTGGGTCCATAGATTAACCATGATTTTTTATATTTTACAGATTCCGATTTAGTATTTTTTGTTTGAGAATTTAAATGAGCTCCAGACAAAATTAATCCTAATGTCGCTAGTATTAAAAAATTCTTTTTCATAATTTCCGGTTCAACTTAATTAAGTAAATATAGTGATAATTTTCAGGAGTTTTTTTATTAAACTTTTTCATGATTTTAACTAACGGCAAGCTATTAAATAAAAATACAGAATAAAACTATTATAAATAATTGTAAAGTTATCTCATAATTATTACCTTTAAGACTGAAATATTTATTTTTTATTTATAATTTGATAGTGTTAAAATGAAAACGTCCACATCGCTTGTTATTAGTACTTATAATAATTCCGATATACTGAATCTGGTTTTAAAAAGTATAAACATACAATCTTTATTGCCAGATGAAATTATAATAGCTGATTGTAGTTCAAACTACGAGTCAGAAATTTTAATCTCTGCTTTTACACAAAAAACTAAAATACCGGTAATTCATATTAAACAAAGTGGTAATAAGTTACTAAAAGCTGAAATTTTAAATAAAGCAATTGCTAAATGTAAATCTGAATACATAATACAAATCCATGATGATTGTATACTGCATAAACATTTTATTAAAGACCATATTCATAGTCGTAAATATAATACATTCCTTTTTGGAACAATCATTCCTATTAATCAAAAAAAAACAGATTATATTATTAAAAATGAAATATATACATTTAGTTTTTTTTCAGGAAAAATTAAGAAAAGGATAAAAAATATTTATTTACCTTTTTTTAATCGGTTTCATAAACCTACAGAGTATTTATCCAATGACATGACCGGGAATAACCTTTCATACTGGAAAAAAGATTTTATTGATATAAACGGTTTTAATGAACAATTTAATGGATATGCAGGTGAAGATTCAGATTTTTGCCAACGATTACTTTTTAGCAGTGTTTGGGGAAAAAAATTACAAAATTGCGGAATTATTTATCATTTTAATTCTAATACTCCTACAATTGATAAAAACAATTTTTCACTTATTAAACAAACCCGAAGAAATAAAATCATATATTGTCCACAGGGCGTTGATAAATATTTAGGAATTAAAAAAAGCAATATACATTAACGGAATATAGTGCTTACTTTATGAGAAAAATTAACTAATATTTCCATTAAATAATTAGACTTCATCATCTTATGAGCATCTTTATATTCTTGTATACGGCTGATTTCAATCTCATTTTTACCCGCTAGTATTTCTAACCTTGAAGTTATAGATAGCATATGTTCACCTGATATAAAATCACAACATTTTAATGATTCATTAATGATTTGTTTGTTTATATCTGAGTTATTTTGATTAATAAGATATAGGATATTATTATCAGAAAGTATTGTATTTAATCCTCTGAATAAAGCCGTTTCACTGATTTTATTTTTTCCTTTTTTATAAATAAATGTTCTTATAGATTCCATTTTTTCTAAAAAAAGCTGAGGAGTTACCGGTTTTAATTCTCTTGCCATCCGTACTCTGTAACTCATATCGTATCGTTTACGAGTAGTCTCGTGCGATAAAGTTTTATATGCCTGATTTATTTCTATGAATAACTGATTAAACTCCAGATTACCACCATTGCGATCCGGGTGAAATTTAAAAGCTAAACGTCTGTACGCTTTTTTTATATCTTCAAAAGTTGCTGAAGGAGTAATTTCTAATATTTTATAATAATCTTTCATATCTTAATGAGCCTATAATCTAAAAGATACAATGGTTATAGAAACTAATACAAATTTACGACATTTTTTTATTTTAATAAATAACTTCATATAAACTAAAAAAGATTGCTTTACAGCAATCTTTTCTTAGTTTATAGAAAAAATTTTATGATTCGCAACTACTGCAACTCACCAAATTCACTACCATTTCCTTAGCTACACTCTGACTGCGCTGATAATATAATGTTTTAATACCTAACTTCCAGGCTTCTATAATTAATCGGTTAACATCTTTCACAGGTAGTTCTGCCGGAATGTTCAAATTTAAAGACTGGGACTGGTCTACATATTTTTGTCTGATGGCTGCCTGTTGAATAATTTCCAGCTGACTAATCTCTTTAAACGTTTTGAATACCTGCTTTTCTTCAAAAGAAAGTTCATTAATATGCTGTACACTTCCTCCATTAAGCATGATGCTTCTCCAAGTATCCTCGTTGTTTATTTCCTTTTCAGTCAATAACTTATCCAAATACTTATTTTTACGCATAAAATTTCCTTTGGATAATCCTGCCTTATAATAATTGGAACTAAATGGCTCTATACCTGGTGATGTCTGTCCTAAAATTGCAGAAGATGAGGTTGTTGGCGCAATAGCTAACAATGTTGTATTTCTTCTTCCATATCCTTTAAGTAAATCAGGCTCACCATATATTCTGGCTAAATCTTCAGTTGCTTTGTTGGATTTATCTTGTAAATATTTAAATATTTCTACTGTTTTTTGTTTGGCTTCCATTCCTTCAAAAGGAATCATATTTTTTTGTAAATAAGAGTGCCATCCTAAAACCCCTAACCCTAAAGCTCTATGTCTTTTAGCAAATTTATTTGCCGGTTCCAGATAATAATTTCCTTCCGTTTTTACAATAAATTCCTGCAATACGGCATCTAAAAAGAATATTGCCAGTTTCACGGCTTCTGTATCTTTCCATTCATCATATAGTTCCAGATTCATGGAAGATAAACAACAAATAAAGGATTCATCGAATGATGAAGGAAGCATAATTTCTGAACATAAGTTTGATGATCTGATAATTAAGCCTTCGTCTTTATAAACCTGCGGTTTATTTTTATTTACATTGTCTGAAAAGAAAATATAAGGCAGGCCTTTTTGCTGACGACTTTCAAGTACTTTCGCCCATATTTTTCTTTTATCCATGTCTCCATCAATCATCTCCTGCATCCAGTAATCAGGAACACAAACTCCGAAAAACAGGTTTTGGATAGGATTTCCAATATCTTTGATTGTTAAAAACTCTTCTATATCCGGATGGTCAATGTCCAGATAGGAAGCAAAAGCTCCTCTCCGTACACCTCCTTGAGAAATTGTATCCATAGCGGTATCAAATAATTTCATAAAACTTACCGCACCGCTACTTTTTCCATTATCTGAAACCGCTGATCCTCTTTCTCTCAAAGCCCCGAAATAACCGGAAGTTCCGCCTCCAATTTTCGTCTGCATAATTACTTCTCCCAATTTATGGGTAATGCCCTCAATACTATCAGGTATATGAACGTTAAAACAGGAAATAGGTAAACCTCTCTGTGTTCCCATATTTGCCCAAATAGGAGAACTAAGGCTCATCCATCCTCTTTCTATCATTTCCTGAAATGCTTCTTTTAATTCAGGTTTATATAATCTCTGGGCTGCGGCGGATGTAATTCTGTCTATAGCTCCTTCAACAGTTTCACCTTTTAAGAGATATCCTCTGTTTAAAATTTGCTCACTTTCCGAGTTCCTCCACCAAAGTTTTTCATTCATATCTTTAATCTAATCTTTTAACCATTAATTCTAGTTTTCCTTTTAATCCTGACTCTTTATGAGAAGCCAGCTTTCTGATAAAATACCCGTTATCTTTTCCTTCCGTATCAAGAAATGGCATTTCGTAAAATTCACTGAATTTAAAATTCTGTAAATAAACCGATAGAATTTCTTCCAATTCACTTAAAATCTGAAGATGTCTTTCTCTGTCTTGTAATTTTACCGGAATTTCTCTTTCTATACTTGCCTGAAATTCCAGATAAATAAAACTGGCTTTTACTAAATAAAAATCACCCATTTAAAATAAATCATTCTCAGTTATACTCTTATCATGTTTGGTATACTCGGTAGGTCTTTTTGCAAAGAAATCGTCCAGACTATTAGCAAAAACCTCTTCTTCAAACCAAGCCATCGGTTTGTATTGTTCGGCTGAAATATAATAAAGCTGTTCTATTCCTATTTGTTTTAAACTCTCATCCACTCTGAACTTCATAAAGTTTAACAAATTTTCTTTTTCAATGGTAGATATATTACCACTTTCA contains these protein-coding regions:
- a CDS encoding copper resistance protein NlpE N-terminal domain-containing protein yields the protein MNKFSLVFFTLLFISSCSDNKKTINPLISNQDSVTSAQSIYGTYSGEISCDDCESVVLTIMDNHHYSLTIHLIGEEKSSQSTIKEEGIYTWNADKTILSLDKFNFKFKVDHGKLYYLDHNITINEDEVLIKK
- a CDS encoding glycoside hydrolase family 3 protein, producing MKNVISLFCIFLLSGSSYSQKHADKVITINEQKKASAWVDSTYNSLTLDDKIAQLFIVAAYVNKDSKHIEEVTHLVEKEHIGGLILMQDDILKQVRWVNKLQNNVKVPLLIGVDGEWGLAQRFSETIKFPWAMTLGALTNDTLVYQVATKIAKHCKRAGINWDFAPVVDININPNNPIIGNRSFGSDKYNVVRKANAYIEGLQSQKILSSAKHFPGHGDTDVDSHLGMPVLNHSRARFDSLELYPFRELIKKNIEGIMVAHLNVPAYEKNKKIPASLSYEIITKLLKERLGYKGMIITDALNMQGVAKNFPFGEMDYLAFKAGNDILLFSQGVKTGKEKIKDALVKGEIPMSRLEESVKKILFAKYHAGLCNYQPISETNLIKDLNDKESEVLKEKVFTAALTELKTDKNHYPLNKKKKYLFLPLEDGDYHLFYRNLKEKYPILQQVTLEQLSSGKYDSKEFELIIGIFKDTETTVYYSHKLSNVSKNAINSLSKKYSTTLCNFISPYSLNGINLDHIKNIFLTYQNNNYTQTSIINILDGSLKAQGKIPITIGK
- a CDS encoding glycosyltransferase; its protein translation is MKTSTSLVISTYNNSDILNLVLKSINIQSLLPDEIIIADCSSNYESEILISAFTQKTKIPVIHIKQSGNKLLKAEILNKAIAKCKSEYIIQIHDDCILHKHFIKDHIHSRKYNTFLFGTIIPINQKKTDYIIKNEIYTFSFFSGKIKKRIKNIYLPFFNRFHKPTEYLSNDMTGNNLSYWKKDFIDINGFNEQFNGYAGEDSDFCQRLLFSSVWGKKLQNCGIIYHFNSNTPTIDKNNFSLIKQTRRNKIIYCPQGVDKYLGIKKSNIH
- a CDS encoding J domain-containing protein, coding for MKDYYKILEITPSATFEDIKKAYRRLAFKFHPDRNGGNLEFNQLFIEINQAYKTLSHETTRKRYDMSYRVRMARELKPVTPQLFLEKMESIRTFIYKKGKNKISETALFRGLNTILSDNNILYLINQNNSDINKQIINESLKCCDFISGEHMLSITSRLEILAGKNEIEISRIQEYKDAHKMMKSNYLMEILVNFSHKVSTIFR
- a CDS encoding ribonucleoside-diphosphate reductase subunit alpha, producing the protein MNEKLWWRNSESEQILNRGYLLKGETVEGAIDRITSAAAQRLYKPELKEAFQEMIERGWMSLSSPIWANMGTQRGLPISCFNVHIPDSIEGITHKLGEVIMQTKIGGGTSGYFGALRERGSAVSDNGKSSGAVSFMKLFDTAMDTISQGGVRRGAFASYLDIDHPDIEEFLTIKDIGNPIQNLFFGVCVPDYWMQEMIDGDMDKRKIWAKVLESRQQKGLPYIFFSDNVNKNKPQVYKDEGLIIRSSNLCSEIMLPSSFDESFICCLSSMNLELYDEWKDTEAVKLAIFFLDAVLQEFIVKTEGNYYLEPANKFAKRHRALGLGVLGWHSYLQKNMIPFEGMEAKQKTVEIFKYLQDKSNKATEDLARIYGEPDLLKGYGRRNTTLLAIAPTTSSSAILGQTSPGIEPFSSNYYKAGLSKGNFMRKNKYLDKLLTEKEINNEDTWRSIMLNGGSVQHINELSFEEKQVFKTFKEISQLEIIQQAAIRQKYVDQSQSLNLNIPAELPVKDVNRLIIEAWKLGIKTLYYQRSQSVAKEMVVNLVSCSSCES